The Candidatus Zixiibacteriota bacterium genome contains a region encoding:
- a CDS encoding NAD-dependent epimerase/dehydratase family protein: MNTPKTVLVTGASGQLGRRLVRELLARGYSIRAHYRSPEKADKYCPQGVEPVIGDITEPLWMYGAVKGCDYVIHGAARVSIRPLSKADTEYMYRVNVIGTKHVIDACTLGDVQRLLHVSSVAAVGGSVNGRPLDEETEFNLAGYGLPYFETKREAEDFALGANGDSLEVVVVNPSIMVSPPDRKLTEKDLRKIPKRIPVYFDFGINLVETADVIDGIIGALEKGRPGQRYILAADNLNPSKAFELANKFLGIKKPLIKIPYWGLYLLACISELIYLFKKKKPKLNRNVVRLVGLKLYYSSEKAQRELGYTPKPLAETLAGILKKVKFVRDTHNKRK, translated from the coding sequence ATGAACACACCCAAAACAGTCCTCGTAACCGGCGCCAGCGGCCAGCTTGGACGGCGATTGGTCAGGGAATTGCTTGCGCGCGGCTATAGCATAAGAGCACACTATCGTTCGCCTGAGAAAGCCGATAAGTATTGCCCCCAAGGCGTTGAGCCTGTCATCGGCGATATCACCGAGCCGCTCTGGATGTATGGGGCGGTTAAAGGCTGCGATTATGTCATCCACGGCGCGGCGCGGGTAAGCATTCGGCCGCTAAGCAAAGCTGATACCGAGTATATGTATCGGGTCAATGTGATTGGCACTAAGCATGTCATCGATGCCTGCACGCTTGGCGATGTTCAGCGGCTTCTGCATGTGTCATCAGTGGCGGCGGTTGGCGGCTCAGTTAATGGCCGCCCGCTTGATGAGGAGACAGAGTTCAATCTCGCCGGCTATGGTCTGCCGTATTTCGAAACCAAACGCGAGGCTGAGGATTTCGCTCTTGGTGCCAATGGCGATTCGCTTGAAGTAGTAGTAGTAAACCCCTCGATTATGGTATCTCCGCCCGATAGAAAGCTAACCGAGAAAGACCTCAGGAAAATACCCAAGCGTATCCCGGTCTATTTCGATTTTGGCATTAATCTGGTTGAAACCGCCGATGTCATAGACGGCATTATCGGAGCCTTAGAGAAGGGGAGACCTGGCCAGCGATATATTCTCGCCGCCGATAACCTGAACCCTTCAAAGGCGTTTGAGTTGGCAAATAAGTTTCTGGGTATTAAAAAACCGCTGATAAAAATTCCATATTGGGGATTATATCTTTTGGCTTGTATCTCGGAATTGATTTATCTTTTCAAAAAGAAAAAACCAAAATTGAATCGCAATGTTGTGCGGTTAGTCGGGTTGAAACTGTATTACTCATCGGAGAAAGCCCAGCGTGAGTTGGGGTATACGCCGAAGCCATTAGCGGAGACGCTGGCGGGGATTTTAAAAAAAGTTAAATTTGTAAGAGATACTCACAATAAAAGAAAATGA
- a CDS encoding M4 family metallopeptidase, protein MLKRFKCGVMGGVLLLLAAGLLSPIIRAKRWIAIFVLCLLLTNNSFSQMRIRYGDYHLQLEIGQQVDVPIYIYVIDGGTYNIGDFCLPLGCNDDYFSSVDDFVRSSATDDWEAISGENLQLNHPENNWTTLSGLGWFSFGGPATPVILTPSNSEEIVGFMRMTVRGNVAPGFYTDVFRQSSDTYQGEANVGDTIGNMYTVERESFGINIEFVITQICSPDCPYVASGNGSIVYHNYIDVFCDGGTTYTLDDISRREGANGEMGDNQSIFSKDYDSHEHYSHPDLLWNDNSLRPAIDANVYAGFVYDFLYQFHYGHFSFQRNGWAGDGRDMASALDNPDIPDNAGYSPSHHEVCYGVVQTRPYSCAAYPFIVAHEWAHGLTHSESNLWYRSEYGALNEAFSNMTAGYYCYLDGDLTWWELGKDYNGPGNNHNDLDDPHLHNDPGAYLIDPYWQDLSSCNPTPYNDYCYVHTNCTVPELMFYLLAEGGQNPYLGLIPGLRDVTVTDIGIDNAMMIMYFANCADWNDRTDFIQARGWTIFRALEEESVFGEWSIPVSQAWEAVNVYDFSCSYIPGDCDDDSNAGTIADYNFLHEYLLGHPGNPLECELTRESPPFYPALDVNGDCDIDLMDLMYYGKYICAQHGRDDTWSFKWCQLYPAN, encoded by the coding sequence ATGCTGAAACGATTCAAATGTGGAGTTATGGGGGGGGTATTGCTATTATTGGCTGCTGGTTTATTATCACCTATTATCAGAGCTAAAAGATGGATAGCTATATTTGTACTGTGTTTATTGCTTACAAATAATTCATTTTCTCAAATGCGAATACGATATGGCGATTATCACTTACAGTTGGAAATTGGTCAGCAAGTAGATGTGCCTATTTACATTTATGTAATTGATGGTGGAACATATAATATTGGCGATTTCTGCTTGCCGCTGGGCTGTAATGACGACTACTTTTCATCTGTAGATGATTTTGTACGTTCAAGTGCTACGGATGATTGGGAGGCAATTAGTGGGGAAAATCTACAATTAAATCATCCGGAAAATAATTGGACTACTTTGTCTGGTCTTGGTTGGTTTAGCTTCGGAGGTCCTGCTACACCTGTAATTCTTACACCGAGCAATTCTGAAGAGATTGTAGGATTTATGAGGATGACAGTTAGAGGAAACGTTGCTCCTGGTTTTTATACAGATGTATTTAGGCAGAGTTCAGATACTTATCAAGGAGAAGCAAATGTCGGAGATACTATAGGTAATATGTATACTGTTGAAAGAGAATCATTTGGCATCAACATTGAATTCGTTATAACGCAGATATGCTCACCTGATTGTCCGTATGTGGCTTCGGGAAATGGATCGATTGTTTATCACAATTATATTGATGTTTTTTGTGATGGAGGAACCACTTATACATTGGATGATATTTCGAGAAGAGAAGGCGCTAACGGTGAAATGGGGGATAACCAAAGCATATTTTCAAAAGATTATGACTCACATGAACATTATTCTCATCCAGATTTATTATGGAACGATAATAGTCTTCGCCCAGCTATTGATGCTAATGTTTATGCAGGATTTGTATATGATTTTTTGTATCAATTTCACTACGGGCATTTCAGTTTTCAACGAAATGGCTGGGCAGGCGATGGACGTGATATGGCTTCGGCTTTAGACAATCCTGATATACCAGATAATGCAGGTTATTCTCCCAGCCACCATGAAGTTTGTTACGGTGTAGTTCAAACTCGACCTTACTCTTGTGCAGCATATCCTTTTATAGTTGCACATGAATGGGCACATGGTTTAACTCATTCTGAATCCAATTTATGGTACAGATCTGAATATGGTGCCTTAAATGAAGCTTTCTCTAACATGACAGCAGGTTATTATTGCTATTTAGATGGAGATCTTACTTGGTGGGAATTAGGAAAAGATTATAATGGACCCGGTAATAATCACAATGATTTAGATGACCCTCATTTGCATAATGACCCAGGCGCTTATTTGATTGATCCATATTGGCAAGATCTATCAAGTTGCAATCCCACTCCATATAACGACTATTGTTATGTTCACACTAATTGTACAGTTCCCGAATTGATGTTTTACTTATTAGCAGAGGGTGGTCAAAATCCTTACCTAGGCCTAATTCCCGGTCTTCGGGATGTTACAGTTACCGACATCGGTATTGATAATGCCATGATGATTATGTATTTTGCTAATTGTGCTGACTGGAACGATCGTACTGATTTTATTCAGGCCAGGGGCTGGACTATTTTCCGGGCATTAGAAGAAGAGAGTGTTTTTGGCGAATGGTCAATTCCTGTTTCTCAAGCATGGGAGGCTGTGAATGTTTATGATTTTAGTTGTAGTTATATTCCCGGTGATTGTGATGATGATTCTAATGCTGGTACTATAGCCGATTATAATTTTCTTCATGAATATTTGCTTGGACATCCGGGTAATCCATTGGAATGCGAGCTAACTCGAGAATCCCCACCATTTTATCCGGCTTTAGATGTCAATGGTGATTGTGATATAGATTTGATGGATTTAATGTATTATGGTAAATATATTTGCGCACAGCATGGTAGAGATGATACGTGGAGCTTTAAATGGTGTCAACTATATCCGGCTAATTAA
- a CDS encoding M4 family metallopeptidase, whose protein sequence is MKSWVDNNDYCSEGVIARFDFIIEGVFYRLLPPGYRSGTRSIDIVAHEWTHGLTGFESDLWCENEPGALDESFSDMMGAYIASLRDPSDTNIWRIGENVYMDGRCVNNMKFPEENLHPSVYLGLLWYTDTDSQNNLVHTNNGVPSKMFYLLSEGGHYTDTDVTGIGIENAIKIMYEANCTYWSEYSGFHNALEGSFRAVLDIEDSLGIDIWGSLAVPVAQAWNAVNVQDNTCAFIPGDCDGDGIGGTMFDYIFLENVLFHGGGIDGTPLCLMPYNNNTDRQHPVALDINGDCTVTMADFSFFDIYWADAQELTNDDHIGFNWCPYFEPDLSLITAIKRKTKEDESK, encoded by the coding sequence ATGAAATCGTGGGTAGATAATAACGATTATTGTTCAGAAGGAGTGATTGCTCGGTTCGATTTTATTATCGAGGGTGTTTTTTATAGATTACTTCCGCCAGGTTATAGATCTGGAACTAGAAGTATTGATATTGTTGCTCATGAATGGACTCATGGATTGACAGGTTTCGAATCGGATTTATGGTGTGAAAACGAACCAGGCGCGCTTGATGAATCATTTTCGGATATGATGGGTGCTTATATTGCAAGTTTAAGAGATCCATCAGATACGAATATATGGAGAATTGGTGAAAATGTTTATATGGATGGAAGATGTGTAAACAATATGAAGTTTCCTGAGGAGAATCTACATCCAAGTGTTTATCTAGGGCTATTATGGTATACCGATACTGATAGCCAAAACAATCTTGTTCATACCAATAACGGAGTTCCCAGTAAAATGTTTTATCTATTATCCGAGGGAGGACACTATACTGATACGGATGTAACAGGAATAGGCATTGAAAATGCCATAAAAATTATGTATGAAGCTAATTGTACTTATTGGAGTGAATATAGCGGTTTTCACAATGCTCTTGAAGGTTCGTTTCGAGCGGTATTAGATATAGAAGATTCGCTTGGTATCGATATTTGGGGATCATTAGCTGTTCCGGTGGCACAAGCTTGGAATGCTGTTAATGTTCAGGATAATACGTGTGCTTTTATTCCAGGGGACTGTGATGGTGATGGAATTGGAGGAACCATGTTTGATTATATATTTTTAGAAAATGTATTATTTCATGGAGGTGGAATTGATGGCACGCCATTATGCTTGATGCCTTATAATAACAATACAGACCGTCAGCATCCGGTAGCGCTGGATATCAACGGTGATTGCACCGTAACTATGGCTGATTTTAGTTTTTTTGACATTTATTGGGCTGATGCACAAGAGCTTACCAATGATGATCATATTGGGTTCAACTGGTGTCCTTATTTTGAGCCTGACTTATCTTTAATAACAGCAATTAAAAGAAAAACAAAAGAAGATGAATCTAAGTAA
- a CDS encoding PepSY domain-containing protein has translation MINKILIIFITLLISANAQENKKQNSQELPDTSKTNSYEFKIKEPSKVIEEFGLGKIEKINLNDNGTPSWIWGDLNKGITETDPIEKCYQFFELHKELFGMINPREELVVYRTQGGDRVSTVKFYQAHGGVRVRFGQYFVHFNKDEKITGINGSFDPEARSIDAIPSISVEQAREIAINSMEKPTTNLYTPERVKPELYIARFGGNDDVFNGKFRLVWKWPFVGVPPDNSSWYYYIDAKTGEFVKRESAVRSTPLK, from the coding sequence ATGATTAATAAAATATTAATAATCTTCATAACTCTCTTAATATCAGCAAATGCTCAGGAAAATAAGAAGCAAAATAGCCAAGAACTACCTGATACTTCTAAAACCAATTCATACGAATTTAAAATAAAAGAACCGAGCAAAGTAATTGAAGAATTTGGTTTGGGTAAGATTGAAAAAATAAATCTAAACGATAATGGTACTCCATCATGGATTTGGGGTGATTTAAACAAAGGAATAACAGAAACCGACCCGATAGAAAAATGCTATCAGTTTTTTGAACTGCATAAAGAGTTATTTGGTATGATAAATCCACGCGAAGAACTGGTAGTATATAGAACACAGGGCGGCGATCGGGTCAGTACTGTTAAATTTTATCAAGCGCATGGAGGTGTAAGGGTACGATTTGGACAGTATTTTGTTCATTTTAATAAAGATGAAAAGATTACTGGCATAAATGGATCTTTTGACCCAGAAGCCAGAAGTATCGATGCGATTCCTTCAATCAGTGTTGAGCAAGCGAGAGAAATAGCTATAAATTCTATGGAGAAACCAACAACAAATTTATATACCCCTGAAAGGGTCAAACCTGAACTTTATATTGCCAGGTTTGGTGGTAATGATGATGTATTTAACGGTAAATTCAGATTAGTATGGAAATGGCCATTTGTAGGAGTGCCGCCAGATAATTCATCATGGTATTATTATATTGATGCAAAAACAGGTGAGTTTGTTAAAAGAGAATCAGCTGTTAGAAGTACACCATTGAAGTAA